A genomic stretch from Pelotomaculum schinkii includes:
- a CDS encoding 5-formyltetrahydrofolate cyclo-ligase, with protein sequence MLKSIIRGDLLKRRRALTPGEVAKRSKMVIERLLEMEEYRKASTIMTYLHFRNEVETDGLIRQAMADGKRVVVPATDASHRRIIPSLLVKYPEDLAPGPLQIMEPKASSLRLCNPALIDLVIVPGVAFDLEGNRLGYGGGFYDRFLLLIKPEAVSVGLSFELQVLTRLERSPHDVPVNYLLTEDRVIEIRRS encoded by the coding sequence GTGTTAAAAAGCATAATTAGAGGAGACTTGCTGAAACGCAGGCGTGCTTTGACCCCCGGCGAGGTTGCCAAAAGAAGCAAAATGGTCATCGAGCGGCTGCTGGAGATGGAAGAGTACCGGAAAGCGTCAACTATAATGACCTATCTGCATTTTCGTAACGAGGTCGAAACTGACGGGTTGATCCGTCAGGCTATGGCGGACGGCAAGAGAGTCGTTGTCCCGGCAACTGACGCATCCCACCGGCGTATAATACCGTCACTCTTGGTGAAATATCCGGAAGACCTTGCGCCCGGGCCGTTGCAGATCATGGAACCTAAGGCGAGCTCCCTGCGGCTTTGCAACCCGGCATTAATCGATCTTGTAATAGTCCCCGGCGTGGCGTTCGACCTGGAAGGAAACCGGTTGGGTTATGGCGGCGGATTTTATGACCGTTTTTTGCTTTTGATCAAACCTGAAGCCGTATCCGTTGGCCTTTCATTTGAGCTTCAGGTGCTAACCCGGCTGGAACGCAGTCCTCATGATGTACCCGTGAACTATTTGCTGACAGAAGACCGGGTGATTGAAATCAGGCGCTCTTAA
- a CDS encoding formate/nitrite transporter family protein, whose translation MANPPAVTVCLAGNVGRYKSSLPVGQLLLRGIMAGAYIAVGAALCTVAGTGVAPLLGAGFAKFIGGAVFPVGLIAIVLTGMELFTGDAMLGPLSVLQGKIGWGKVLNNWLWVYIGNLIGSLAYAYIMVWGPFTQGALGAAEPNAFGLNAVAIAVGKTLAYKSVGSIGLWSCFLAAIGCNFLVNVAIMLGITAKEFIGKFFGIWFPIMAFVATGFEHCVANMYFLPTGLWITQLFPSLVDKSTKAADGTVTYWSPLLHKFGGLTWGDVWLWNIIPATLGNIVGGMIFVGFVYYFAFRNEFPEDLMK comes from the coding sequence ATGGCTAATCCTCCAGCAGTTACAGTCTGCCTGGCGGGTAACGTCGGCAGATACAAATCATCTTTACCGGTTGGACAGCTCTTGTTGCGCGGCATCATGGCCGGCGCTTATATCGCGGTCGGGGCCGCGTTGTGTACGGTTGCCGGAACCGGAGTCGCTCCTTTACTGGGCGCAGGATTCGCAAAATTCATCGGGGGCGCAGTCTTCCCGGTAGGCCTGATTGCCATCGTGCTCACCGGTATGGAGCTCTTTACCGGCGACGCGATGTTAGGGCCTTTGTCTGTATTGCAGGGCAAGATCGGCTGGGGCAAGGTTTTAAATAACTGGCTCTGGGTTTATATCGGCAACTTAATCGGCTCACTGGCTTACGCTTATATCATGGTTTGGGGTCCCTTTACCCAGGGCGCATTGGGCGCCGCCGAGCCCAATGCTTTCGGGCTCAACGCGGTAGCAATCGCAGTGGGTAAAACTCTGGCCTACAAGTCGGTCGGCAGTATCGGCCTGTGGTCATGTTTCCTGGCGGCTATTGGTTGTAACTTCCTGGTTAACGTAGCCATCATGCTGGGTATTACCGCCAAGGAGTTCATCGGCAAATTCTTCGGCATCTGGTTCCCGATCATGGCCTTCGTTGCCACCGGCTTTGAGCACTGTGTGGCCAACATGTATTTCCTGCCCACCGGTCTCTGGATCACGCAGTTGTTCCCCAGCCTCGTTGACAAATCAACGAAAGCGGCTGACGGAACGGTTACTTACTGGAGTCCCCTCCTGCACAAATTTGGTGGGCTGACCTGGGGTGATGTGTGGCTTTGGAACATCATTCCCGCCACCCTTGGAAACATCGTGGGCGGCATGATTTTCGTCGGTTTCGTGTATTATTTCGCCTTCCGTAACGAATTCCCGGAAGATCTTATGAAATAG
- the nuoE gene encoding NADH-quinone oxidoreductase subunit NuoE produces MSACACGEKVVLSHEEAFLKLLDKYRDYKGGLIPVLQGAQDIYGYLPKDVLQTIAKELNMPFSKVYGVVTFYAQFHLKPRGRNIIRICLGTACHVRGGAKILQAVEEHLGIKHGETTEDLRFTLETVACIGACGLSPCMMVNDNTHGRLDPKAVGAILDTYE; encoded by the coding sequence TTGTCAGCCTGCGCCTGTGGTGAAAAAGTGGTATTAAGCCACGAGGAAGCGTTTCTGAAATTGTTGGACAAGTACCGTGATTATAAAGGGGGTCTCATTCCGGTACTGCAGGGGGCCCAAGACATATATGGATATCTACCGAAAGACGTGCTGCAGACAATCGCCAAGGAACTGAATATGCCGTTCAGTAAAGTGTACGGGGTGGTTACTTTTTATGCCCAGTTCCACCTCAAGCCGCGCGGCCGCAACATAATCCGCATTTGTCTCGGCACGGCCTGTCACGTACGGGGCGGCGCTAAAATACTTCAAGCCGTAGAGGAGCACCTGGGAATTAAACACGGGGAAACAACAGAAGACCTTCGTTTTACCTTGGAGACCGTGGCCTGTATCGGCGCCTGCGGCCTGTCGCCTTGTATGATGGTTAACGACAATACGCATGGTCGTCTGGATCCCAAGGCTGTTGGGGCAATCCTGGATACTTATGAATAA
- the nuoF gene encoding NADH-quinone oxidoreductase subunit NuoF gives MNNLNDLRAKFQEEYKQKLTRPRIVVGLGTCGIASGGGKVMEAIKEEVAARGLDIDIDFTSCIGMCYREPMVEIALPGAASVVYGDIFPDKVAQLLDSHVINKTPVYEWAAIQIPGEATPYEGIDIMEQSPYYEKQVRSVTSRLGRTNPENIGEYIATGGYEGLEKALGMERQAVIDEVKKSGLRGRGGGGFSTGMKWQFVYNAQGDKKYAVCNADEGDPGAFMDRSVLEGDPHAILEGMMIAGYAIGADEGCIYCRAEYPLAIRRLNLAIAQAEELGILGENILDSGFNFHIRIKAGAGAFVCGEETALLNSIEGKRGMPRVRPPFPANSGLWEKPTCLNNVETYANVPFILRKGADWYAAMGTEKSKGSKVFCLTGKINKTGLCEVPMGITLREVIFNVAGGIQGGGKFKAVQSGGPSGGCLPESKLDLKIDYESLTEAGSMMGSGGLVVMDQTTCMVDVAKFFLNFTQNESCGKCTPCREGTKRMLEILQKICDGKGEMEDLDTLDRLSRVIKNSALCGLGQTCPNPIISTLEYFRDEYVAHIVDKRCPAGVCAALLVYTIDAEKCTGCGACLRACPAGAITGEKKQPHSIDPAVCIKCGACISKCKFNAIYKA, from the coding sequence ATGAATAATTTAAACGATTTGCGTGCGAAGTTTCAAGAAGAGTACAAACAGAAGCTCACCCGTCCCCGTATTGTTGTGGGTTTGGGGACGTGCGGCATCGCCTCCGGCGGTGGTAAGGTTATGGAGGCCATTAAAGAAGAGGTCGCAGCCCGTGGCCTTGATATAGATATTGACTTCACCAGCTGCATTGGGATGTGTTACCGTGAACCGATGGTTGAAATAGCCCTGCCGGGCGCTGCCAGTGTTGTGTACGGGGATATTTTCCCTGATAAAGTTGCTCAGCTGCTTGATAGCCACGTCATAAACAAGACGCCGGTGTATGAGTGGGCGGCCATCCAGATTCCCGGCGAGGCCACCCCTTACGAAGGCATTGACATTATGGAACAATCCCCTTATTACGAGAAGCAGGTCCGTTCAGTTACCTCCCGTCTTGGCCGGACAAACCCTGAAAACATTGGTGAATACATTGCCACCGGCGGTTACGAGGGCCTCGAAAAAGCTCTCGGCATGGAACGCCAGGCGGTTATTGATGAAGTTAAGAAATCCGGTTTAAGAGGCCGTGGCGGCGGCGGGTTCTCCACCGGCATGAAGTGGCAATTTGTATATAATGCCCAGGGGGATAAGAAATATGCCGTGTGTAACGCTGACGAGGGCGACCCGGGCGCGTTCATGGACCGCAGCGTGCTCGAGGGTGATCCGCACGCGATCCTGGAAGGAATGATGATCGCCGGTTACGCGATCGGCGCCGATGAGGGGTGCATCTACTGCCGGGCTGAATATCCGCTGGCCATCCGCCGGCTCAACCTGGCCATCGCCCAGGCTGAAGAGCTCGGCATATTGGGTGAAAACATCCTGGATTCCGGCTTCAACTTCCATATTAGAATCAAGGCCGGCGCCGGCGCCTTCGTCTGCGGCGAAGAGACCGCCCTTTTGAATTCCATCGAGGGCAAGCGCGGGATGCCGCGTGTCCGCCCGCCTTTCCCCGCCAATTCGGGTTTGTGGGAGAAGCCGACCTGTCTTAACAACGTGGAAACTTACGCCAACGTACCCTTCATCCTCAGGAAAGGCGCCGACTGGTATGCGGCTATGGGTACCGAGAAGAGCAAGGGCAGTAAAGTCTTTTGCCTGACCGGTAAAATAAATAAAACTGGTTTGTGCGAAGTCCCCATGGGCATTACCTTGAGAGAAGTTATCTTCAATGTTGCCGGCGGTATCCAGGGCGGCGGGAAGTTCAAGGCCGTGCAGAGCGGCGGGCCTTCAGGCGGCTGCCTCCCCGAATCAAAACTGGACCTTAAGATTGATTATGAATCGCTGACTGAGGCAGGTTCCATGATGGGTTCCGGCGGCTTGGTGGTCATGGACCAAACCACCTGTATGGTTGACGTGGCCAAGTTCTTCTTGAACTTTACCCAGAACGAGTCCTGCGGCAAATGTACTCCCTGCCGCGAGGGGACCAAAAGGATGCTCGAGATCTTGCAAAAAATCTGCGACGGTAAAGGTGAAATGGAGGACCTCGACACCCTGGATCGGCTGTCAAGGGTGATTAAAAATTCAGCATTATGCGGTCTTGGACAAACCTGTCCGAACCCGATTATAAGTACCCTGGAATACTTCCGTGATGAATATGTAGCGCACATCGTCGATAAACGTTGCCCGGCCGGAGTCTGCGCAGCCCTTCTGGTTTATACGATCGATGCGGAGAAGTGCACAGGCTGCGGCGCATGCTTGAGAGCCTGCCCGGCCGGGGCCATAACCGGCGAGAAGAAACAGCCTCACTCAATTGATCCGGCTGTATGTATCAAGTGCGGCGCCTGCATTAGCAAGTGTAAATTTAACGCCATATACAAAGCGTAG
- a CDS encoding 2Fe-2S iron-sulfur cluster-binding protein, translating to MANVTLTINGKEVTVPAGTRVLDAAREAGFFIPTFCHDPENPGYGGCRICVVNIKGARTLMASCVTEATNGMVVETESPDVVEARKTIIELLLANHPADCLTCDKNGDCRLQDYAYRYGIRESGFKGEKHSYPIDNSNPYITRDLNKCILCGRCVRTCAQVQERQVIDFAYRGFQTRVAPAMDTNLAESDCVSCARCVAVCPVGALNYANLAGKGRTYEIAKKQVTCSFCDAGCQFDLNYKGDKVVGVSAKAPGQGRPLCLKGRLGMELRYSDQPLTPMLKKDGEFVEVSWPEALELEDVLSKLKELEK from the coding sequence TTGGCTAATGTAACCCTTACCATCAACGGCAAAGAAGTGACTGTCCCGGCTGGGACCAGGGTACTGGACGCAGCCAGGGAAGCTGGTTTCTTCATCCCCACCTTCTGCCATGATCCGGAAAATCCCGGTTATGGCGGCTGCCGCATATGTGTTGTTAATATTAAAGGAGCGCGGACGTTGATGGCTTCCTGTGTTACGGAAGCTACCAACGGCATGGTGGTTGAGACGGAGTCACCCGACGTGGTGGAAGCTCGCAAGACCATTATCGAACTCTTGTTGGCCAACCATCCGGCTGATTGCCTGACCTGTGACAAGAACGGGGACTGCCGGCTGCAGGACTACGCTTACCGCTATGGGATACGGGAATCAGGCTTTAAAGGTGAAAAGCATAGCTATCCCATTGATAATTCCAACCCGTATATCACCCGTGACCTGAACAAGTGCATCCTGTGCGGCAGGTGTGTCCGTACCTGTGCTCAAGTTCAGGAACGCCAGGTCATTGACTTTGCCTACCGGGGCTTCCAGACCAGGGTGGCGCCGGCTATGGATACCAACCTGGCCGAATCTGACTGTGTATCCTGCGCCCGCTGCGTGGCTGTGTGCCCTGTTGGCGCCCTGAACTACGCCAACCTGGCCGGTAAGGGCCGGACCTATGAAATTGCGAAAAAACAGGTCACCTGCTCCTTCTGTGATGCCGGCTGCCAGTTTGACCTCAATTACAAGGGTGACAAGGTTGTCGGCGTGTCAGCAAAGGCGCCGGGCCAGGGCCGCCCGCTCTGCCTGAAAGGACGGCTCGGCATGGAGCTGCGTTACAGCGACCAGCCTCTTACCCCAATGCTCAAGAAAGACGGAGAGTTTGTTGAAGTATCCTGGCCGGAAGCGCTGGAGCTGGAAGATGTGCTGTCCAAGCTCAAAGAGCTGGAGAAATAA
- the fdhF gene encoding formate dehydrogenase subunit alpha, which translates to MATVTLTIDGVQVTAPKGSTVLEAAESVGIFIPTFCHDPELSKPGACRICVVEIPGARNLPASCVTEATEGMVVYTASEAVLEARKTNLELLLANHPEDCLTCNKNGECKLQEYAYYYGVKAGAFPGEKHSYPIEEDNPFIVRDMNKCILCGKCVRMCQEIQGNNVIDFAFRGFNSIVTPAMGSPYSDTDISNCVFCGNCVSVCPVGALSEKGMLGKARKWEIEKVTTTCPYCGVGCSFDLNVKDGKVIGVTSTEGDVNGRALCVKGRFGYGFINHPDRLKKPLIKKDGKFEEATWDEAIALVKEKFGAVKDSYGPEAIAILSSARCTNEENYLMNKLARAALGTNSIDHCARLUHAPTVAGLAAAFGSGAMTNSIQEIADADFILTTGTNTTEGHPVIGIQVKKALRKGATLAVVDPRKTEIAGLANYHLRINSGSDIALLNGLANVIIAEGLWNKEFVTERTEDFEALRETVAKYTPDYVSEITGVPAETIKEVARGYAKAKNATILYTMGLTQHICGTHNVFAVANLTMLCGQIGKESSGVNPLRGQNNVQGACDMGALPAFFPAYQPVALEANRTKFSSAWGVDELPSKPGLTVGEIIDEAGKSVKAIYIMGENPVLSDPDANHAAHNLESLDFLVVQDIFLTETAQLADVVLPAASFAEKDGTFSNTERRVQRVRKAVEPPGEAKPDWEIICMVSNALGYPMNYGSASEIMEEIAKVTPSYGGINYARLEQGSLQWPCPTPEHPGTKFLHAGKFGRGLGKFHPVEYIPPNEMPDEEYPLILSTGRRRYHYHTGTMTQRTGALEVFYPTEYLEINCIDAAKLGIAEGDKVKVTSRRGEVELAAKITEIVMPGMVFTSFQYPDVPINKLTNAARDPISKIPEYKVCAVKVEKAS; encoded by the coding sequence GTGGCAACCGTTACGCTTACCATAGACGGTGTCCAGGTCACGGCGCCGAAAGGTTCCACGGTCCTGGAAGCAGCGGAGAGTGTGGGTATCTTCATCCCCACCTTCTGCCATGACCCGGAACTCAGCAAACCTGGCGCCTGCCGCATTTGTGTGGTGGAAATACCGGGCGCCCGCAACCTGCCGGCCTCCTGTGTGACCGAGGCTACCGAGGGCATGGTTGTATACACTGCCTCAGAGGCGGTATTAGAAGCGCGCAAGACCAACCTGGAACTCCTGTTGGCCAACCACCCCGAGGACTGCCTTACCTGTAACAAGAACGGCGAATGCAAACTGCAGGAATACGCCTACTATTACGGAGTCAAGGCCGGCGCTTTTCCGGGTGAAAAACACAGCTACCCGATCGAAGAAGACAACCCGTTTATCGTACGGGATATGAACAAGTGCATCCTGTGCGGCAAGTGCGTCCGGATGTGCCAGGAAATCCAGGGCAACAACGTAATCGATTTTGCTTTCCGCGGTTTTAACTCCATTGTCACCCCTGCCATGGGCTCGCCCTATAGCGACACGGATATATCCAACTGTGTCTTTTGCGGCAACTGCGTATCAGTTTGCCCGGTCGGCGCCCTGAGCGAAAAAGGGATGCTCGGCAAAGCCCGCAAGTGGGAAATAGAAAAAGTAACCACTACCTGTCCTTACTGCGGTGTAGGCTGCTCTTTCGACCTTAATGTCAAGGACGGCAAAGTCATCGGGGTCACCTCGACCGAAGGCGATGTCAATGGACGCGCCCTGTGCGTCAAAGGCCGCTTTGGCTACGGGTTTATCAACCACCCGGACCGTCTGAAGAAGCCTCTGATTAAGAAGGACGGTAAGTTTGAGGAAGCTACCTGGGATGAAGCTATCGCTTTGGTGAAGGAGAAGTTTGGCGCGGTTAAGGACAGCTACGGTCCGGAAGCCATTGCCATCCTTTCCTCCGCCCGCTGCACCAACGAAGAAAACTATTTAATGAACAAACTGGCACGCGCAGCGCTCGGTACCAACAGTATCGACCACTGCGCCCGTCTCTGACACGCTCCTACTGTCGCCGGTCTGGCGGCAGCGTTTGGAAGCGGCGCTATGACCAACAGCATCCAGGAAATTGCCGATGCTGACTTTATCCTTACCACCGGGACCAATACCACCGAAGGACACCCCGTCATCGGCATACAGGTCAAAAAAGCCTTGCGTAAAGGGGCCACCCTGGCTGTGGTTGACCCCCGTAAGACTGAAATAGCCGGCTTGGCCAATTACCACCTCCGGATTAATTCCGGATCTGATATTGCCCTGTTAAACGGCCTGGCCAACGTGATTATTGCCGAGGGTCTCTGGAACAAGGAATTTGTAACAGAGCGCACCGAGGATTTTGAAGCGTTAAGAGAAACAGTTGCCAAGTATACGCCTGATTATGTTTCGGAAATAACCGGCGTGCCGGCGGAAACCATCAAGGAAGTGGCCAGGGGCTACGCCAAGGCCAAAAACGCCACTATCCTCTACACCATGGGCCTGACCCAGCATATCTGCGGTACGCACAACGTCTTTGCCGTGGCCAACCTGACCATGCTCTGCGGCCAGATCGGCAAGGAGTCCAGCGGGGTTAACCCGCTGCGCGGCCAGAACAACGTCCAGGGCGCCTGCGACATGGGCGCGCTGCCGGCCTTCTTCCCCGCCTACCAGCCGGTGGCTCTTGAGGCGAACCGGACCAAGTTCTCGTCCGCCTGGGGTGTTGACGAGCTCCCGTCCAAGCCGGGCTTAACTGTCGGTGAAATTATCGACGAAGCAGGTAAATCTGTAAAAGCTATCTACATCATGGGCGAGAACCCGGTCCTGTCGGATCCTGACGCCAACCATGCCGCGCACAACCTGGAGTCGCTTGATTTCCTGGTAGTGCAGGACATCTTCCTGACTGAGACGGCGCAGCTGGCCGATGTGGTCCTGCCCGCGGCAAGCTTTGCCGAGAAGGACGGCACCTTCAGCAATACCGAGCGGCGTGTCCAGCGCGTACGCAAGGCAGTCGAGCCGCCGGGAGAGGCCAAGCCCGACTGGGAAATTATCTGCATGGTTTCTAATGCGCTTGGATATCCCATGAATTACGGCTCAGCCAGTGAGATTATGGAAGAGATAGCCAAAGTCACCCCGTCCTACGGCGGCATCAACTACGCCAGGCTGGAACAGGGCAGCCTGCAGTGGCCCTGCCCGACACCCGAGCACCCCGGCACCAAGTTCCTCCACGCCGGCAAATTCGGTCGCGGGCTGGGCAAGTTCCACCCGGTGGAGTATATTCCGCCCAACGAAATGCCCGATGAGGAGTACCCGCTCATCCTCAGCACCGGACGCAGGAGATACCACTACCACACCGGTACCATGACCCAGCGGACCGGCGCCCTGGAGGTATTCTACCCGACGGAATACCTTGAGATTAACTGCATTGACGCTGCCAAGCTGGGGATCGCGGAAGGCGACAAGGTCAAGGTTACCTCCCGCCGCGGTGAAGTGGAACTGGCTGCCAAAATTACTGAAATTGTAATGCCGGGTATGGTGTTTACCTCGTTCCAATACCCGGATGTGCCGATCAACAAGTTAACTAACGCGGCGCGCGACCCGATCTCCAAGATTCCCGAATACAAGGTCTGCGCGGTGAAGGTAGAGAAGGCAAGTTAA
- a CDS encoding KTSC domain-containing protein, whose amino-acid sequence MIRIPVESSNLASVGYESETLTLEIEFIKSGIYQYFGVPEEVYNELMNAGSKGSYCNQYIKKAGYSYMKVS is encoded by the coding sequence ATGATTAGAATTCCGGTTGAATCAAGTAATTTAGCATCAGTAGGATATGAGAGTGAAACATTAACTCTTGAAATCGAGTTTATTAAGAGTGGTATTTACCAGTATTTTGGTGTACCGGAAGAAGTTTATAATGAATTGATGAATGCAGGCTCCAAAGGTAGTTATTGTAATCAATATATTAAAAAGGCAGGTTATTCTTATATGAAAGTTAGTTGA
- a CDS encoding DUF1156 domain-containing protein: MIEKDFDIPFISDLALYEKQIQQNYRPIIAVHKWFARRPGTLFRGLLLSEFVEGALKDNFYKAHTLKGIKIADPFMGGGTPLIEANRLGCDITGYDINPMAYWIVRQEIEHLDLESYRKAAVDLQQRLENEVGSFYRTICMECGSPNAHVKYFIWVKTLKCDECGSIYDLLPGFLLAGNQRHPKNVIICSACGELNEVEDRKQPGFCHACGVVLKINGPATRNRCECPHCGKINIYPKPLDGAPQHRMIAIEYHCPLCKPNHQGRFFKKPDREDLEKYEIASETWRRLNPSFVPDDEIPPGDETDRLLRWGYRRYREMFNERQLLGLELSCQAISGHSEEKIRNALATNLSDLLRYQNMLCRYDSMALKSLDIFSIHGFPVGLMQCESNLLGIPNGEKGSNIGSGGWSNIILKYDHAKAYCANPFEIRHQGGRKVQVAIRGEWIGEHRNTSMSPEDRNVALHCCSSTFIDLPPESLDAVITDPPYFANVQYAELMDFCYVWLRRLAIDTSGVFNKSSTRDIEELTGNITMERGLSHFTEGMAAIFAKVACSLKEGAPLVFTYHHNKIEAYLPVAVAILDAGLTCSASIPCPAEMGASIHINGTGSSIIDTVFVCRSTGTVPRRTIVSKSQEIAELVREDLELILKGNVKLTHGDIRCIAYGHLIRLAVWNLRKNWDIDVSASEKMKVVAQAINKLGGWPSIERFLSDVLANAPCYQSLIAHEKQESYGGEEDEISF; encoded by the coding sequence ATGATTGAGAAAGATTTTGACATCCCATTTATTTCTGATTTAGCCCTTTATGAAAAACAAATCCAACAGAATTATCGCCCAATTATTGCAGTACATAAATGGTTTGCCAGACGCCCCGGCACCTTATTCCGGGGGCTTTTGTTGTCTGAGTTTGTTGAAGGTGCTTTAAAGGATAATTTTTATAAGGCACACACCTTAAAAGGTATTAAAATAGCTGATCCGTTTATGGGTGGGGGGACACCGCTAATTGAAGCCAATCGGCTTGGGTGCGATATTACCGGCTACGATATTAATCCAATGGCGTATTGGATCGTTCGCCAGGAGATTGAACATCTTGACCTTGAGTCATATCGTAAGGCGGCAGTTGATCTTCAACAACGACTGGAAAATGAAGTTGGCTCCTTTTATAGAACTATTTGCATGGAGTGCGGTTCTCCAAATGCTCATGTCAAGTATTTCATCTGGGTAAAAACACTAAAATGTGATGAGTGCGGGAGCATTTATGATTTGTTGCCTGGGTTTTTGCTTGCAGGGAATCAGCGCCATCCAAAAAATGTGATCATTTGTTCTGCTTGCGGGGAATTGAATGAGGTGGAGGATAGGAAACAACCTGGTTTTTGTCATGCTTGTGGTGTGGTATTAAAAATTAACGGGCCGGCCACTCGCAACCGTTGCGAGTGCCCTCATTGTGGGAAAATAAATATCTACCCTAAGCCTTTAGATGGCGCTCCTCAACATCGTATGATAGCAATAGAGTATCACTGTCCTTTATGTAAGCCCAACCATCAGGGCAGGTTCTTCAAAAAACCGGACCGGGAAGATCTAGAGAAATATGAGATAGCTTCTGAAACTTGGAGACGATTAAACCCTAGCTTTGTTCCTGACGATGAGATCCCGCCTGGTGATGAAACCGACCGCCTTCTAAGATGGGGTTACCGGAGATACCGTGAGATGTTTAATGAGCGGCAGTTGTTAGGTTTGGAATTAAGCTGCCAGGCTATTTCTGGACATTCTGAGGAAAAGATTCGAAATGCATTAGCAACAAATCTTTCTGATCTGCTTCGCTACCAGAACATGCTCTGCCGTTACGATTCTATGGCACTGAAATCACTTGATATATTTTCAATACATGGCTTTCCAGTTGGACTGATGCAGTGTGAGTCCAATCTGCTCGGTATCCCGAACGGTGAAAAAGGATCAAACATTGGAAGCGGTGGTTGGTCTAATATTATTCTTAAGTATGATCATGCTAAAGCCTACTGTGCTAATCCCTTTGAAATTCGGCATCAAGGCGGGAGAAAAGTTCAAGTAGCGATCAGAGGAGAATGGATTGGAGAACACCGTAACACTTCCATGTCACCGGAAGATAGAAATGTTGCGCTTCATTGCTGCAGTTCAACCTTCATTGATTTACCCCCCGAGTCTCTTGATGCTGTAATAACCGATCCACCTTATTTTGCCAATGTACAATATGCTGAATTGATGGACTTTTGTTATGTATGGCTGCGCCGGTTAGCTATAGATACTAGTGGAGTATTTAATAAATCTTCCACAAGGGACATAGAAGAATTAACCGGCAATATTACGATGGAACGGGGACTTTCACATTTCACCGAAGGAATGGCAGCCATTTTTGCAAAAGTGGCGTGTTCGTTAAAAGAGGGGGCACCTTTAGTCTTTACCTACCATCACAATAAAATTGAAGCATATTTACCTGTTGCAGTTGCAATCCTTGATGCTGGACTGACTTGTTCTGCCTCAATCCCCTGTCCGGCAGAGATGGGTGCTTCTATTCACATTAACGGGACAGGTTCATCAATAATTGATACGGTTTTTGTCTGCCGCTCAACTGGTACAGTCCCACGGCGTACCATAGTATCCAAGTCCCAAGAAATAGCTGAATTGGTTAGGGAAGATTTGGAGCTTATTCTAAAAGGTAACGTCAAGTTAACGCATGGTGATATACGCTGCATAGCTTACGGTCATCTTATCCGTTTAGCTGTTTGGAACTTACGCAAGAATTGGGATATAGATGTGTCAGCATCAGAGAAGATGAAGGTGGTGGCACAGGCTATAAATAAACTCGGGGGTTGGCCTTCTATTGAAAGATTTTTGTCAGATGTCTTGGCAAACGCTCCCTGTTATCAAAGTTTAATAGCTCATGAAAAACAAGAATCTTATGGAGGAGAAGAAGATGAAATATCCTTTTGA
- the larB gene encoding nickel pincer cofactor biosynthesis protein LarB, producing MGKDELRQLLDDVKNNKVEVGEALNILKDLPYEDLGFAMLDHHRALRKGFPEVVFCQGKTVDQVARIFDALCGGRRSILGTRATKEAFEAVQGVYPDAVYHELSRTIVVHRGEPPVKKGNILLMSAGTADIPVAEEAAVTAEIMGNHVERAYDVGVAGIHRLLDKLDLIRWADVIIVVAGMEGALASVVGGLADQPIIAVPTSVGYGASFNGLAALLCMLNSCATGVSVVNIDNGFGAAAMANAITRMIEQKVGAALMEVEESNSPSGTGLRDIKRANV from the coding sequence ATGGGAAAAGACGAGCTTCGCCAATTGCTGGATGATGTAAAGAATAATAAGGTTGAAGTGGGAGAGGCTTTAAACATTCTTAAAGACCTACCTTATGAAGACCTGGGATTTGCCATGTTAGACCACCATCGTGCTCTGCGCAAGGGCTTTCCTGAAGTTGTTTTCTGCCAGGGCAAGACCGTGGACCAGGTCGCGCGGATTTTTGATGCCCTCTGTGGGGGGCGCCGGAGCATCCTGGGTACCCGCGCCACCAAAGAAGCTTTTGAAGCGGTGCAGGGAGTTTATCCTGACGCCGTCTATCATGAACTGTCGCGTACCATCGTCGTACACCGCGGCGAGCCCCCGGTAAAGAAAGGCAACATCCTGCTCATGAGCGCCGGAACAGCTGATATTCCAGTGGCCGAAGAGGCTGCCGTTACCGCTGAAATAATGGGCAACCACGTGGAGCGCGCTTATGATGTCGGCGTTGCCGGTATTCACAGGCTCCTCGATAAACTGGACTTGATCCGCTGGGCAGATGTAATCATAGTTGTCGCGGGTATGGAGGGCGCCCTGGCCAGCGTGGTGGGTGGGCTGGCTGACCAGCCCATTATTGCAGTGCCAACCAGTGTTGGGTATGGAGCCAGCTTTAACGGGCTTGCCGCGCTTTTATGTATGCTTAACAGTTGCGCCACTGGTGTGTCCGTGGTAAATATTGATAACGGTTTTGGCGCAGCCGCTATGGCCAATGCCATTACCCGGATGATTGAACAAAAAGTTGGCGCGGCCCTCATGGAGGTTGAGGAAAGTAATTCCCCATCCGGTACCGGGCTGCGTGACATAAAGAGGGCGAACGTATGA